One Gossypium raimondii isolate GPD5lz chromosome 3, ASM2569854v1, whole genome shotgun sequence genomic window carries:
- the LOC105797298 gene encoding subtilisin-like protease SBT1.7 gives MQSVNYSTEEMKPLKIKVAAIVVVLSLCYACVMAEQAKRTYIVHMDKSNMPECFTHHSLWYDSSLKSVSKSASMLYRYENVIHGYSARLTPEEAESLGKQSGVLSVLPDVRYELHTTRTPEFLGLGNNSALIPTTASTSEVIVGILDTGVWPELKSFDDSELGPVPSGWKGKCEVGQNFSSSSCNKKLIGARYYLQGYEAALGPIDETMESKSPRDDDGHGTHTATTAAGSVVPNANLLGYASGTARGMASHARVAIYKVCWLNGCFISDITAGMDRAIADGVDIMSMSIGGHITEYYLDIIAIGAFTAAAHGIFVSCSAGNEGPEAGSLLNVAPWITTVGAGTLDRDFPASITLGNNMRYTGVTLYNGKQLSNSTVPLVYGGSVSNSSNGSLCIDGSLIPEKVRGKIVVCDRGGSDRVEKAVVVKAAGGVGMILANTLTFGEELLADAHLLPSAAVGQIAGDSIKKYISFDPNPTATIGPGTTMLGVQPSPVVAAFSSRGPNPVTPAIFKPDIIAPGVNILAGWTGEVGPTGLAIDQRHVKFNIVSGTSMSCPHVSGLAAILKAAHPEWSPAAIKSALMTTAYSTYPNGEKIKDVATGGPATPFDYGAGHVDPIAALDPGLVYDTTIDDYLGFLCALNYTPSQIKSTTQTNLTCQKSKKYTLGDFNYPSFSVPFQTGLRSTVKYTRTITNVGVPATYKISLYSQTQAVKMSVVPAILSFSAQYEKKSYTVTFRAISMPPGSTGFARLEWSDGKHIVSSPIAYIWT, from the coding sequence ATGCAATCAGTTAATTACTCGACTGAAGAGATGAAGCCATTGAAGATCAAAGTAGCAGCAATCGTTGTAGTTCTGAGTTTGTGTTACGCATGCGTTATGGCAGAGCAAGCCAAAAGGACTTACATAGTTCACATGGACAAGTCCAACATGCCAGAATGTTTCACCCATCACTCCCTATGGTATGATTCATCTTTAAAATCTGTCTCAAAATCAGCATCTATGCTTTACAGATACGAAAACGTAATCCATGGCTACTCCGCGAGGCTCACACCTGAAGAAGCTGAATCTCTTGGAAAACAGTCTGGAGTTCTCTCAGTCCTACCTGACGTTAGATATGAACTGCATACAACTCGAACACCGGAGTTCCTTGGATTAGGAAACAACAGCGCTCTCATCCCCACCACTGCTTCAACGAGTGAAGTGATTGTTGGCATATTGGATACTGGAGTTTGGCCCGAGCTGAAAAGTTTCGACGATTCTGAGCTTGGACCGGTGCCATCAGGGTGGAAAGGCAAGTGTGAGGTGGGGCAAAACTTCAGTTCATCCAGCTGCAATAAGAAACTAATTGGTGCCAGGTATTATTTACAAGGGTACGAAGCTGCGTTGGGACCTATTGATGAAACCATGGAATCAAAGTCTCCAAGAGATGATGATGGACATGGTACTCACACAGCAACTACGGCTGCCGGGTCAGTTGTGCCTAATGCCAACTTACTAGGATATGCTTCCGGGACAGCACGCGGGATGGCTTCACATGCCCGAGTGGCCATCTACAAGGTGTGTTGGCTTAATGGGTGTTTTATCTCTGATATTACGGCAGGCATGGATAGAGCTATTGCGGATGGGGTCGATATTATGTCAATGTCAATTGGTGGTCATATAACAGAGTACTATCTTGACATTATCGCCATTGGAGCATTCACAGCTGCTGCACATGGAATTTTTGTATCTTGTTCAGCAGGAAATGAAGGACCTGAAGCAGGCAGCTTGTTAAATGTTGCGCCATGGATAACAACCGTTGGTGCTGGAACATTAGACCGTGATTTCCCAGCCTCTATTACTCTCGGAAACAACATGAGATACACCGGGGTGACACTTTATAATGGAAAACAGTTATCTAATTCCACGGTGCCACTAGTTTATGGTGGTAGTGTGAGTAATTCCAGTAATGGAAGTCTTTGCATAGATGGAAGTTTGATTCCAGAAAAGGTTAGGGGGAAAATTGTGGTATGCGATCGAGGGGGGAGTGACAGGGTTGAAAAAGCAGTGGTGGTGAAGGCTGCTGGTGGTGTAGGGATGATTTTGGCAAACACTTTAACTTTTGGTGAAGAGCTACTTGCCGATGCACATCTCTTACCTTCAGCAGCCGTTGGTCAGATAGCTGGGGATTCAATCAAGAAATATATATCTTTTGATCCCAATCCAACAGCCACAATTGGTCCTGGAACCACAATGTTAGGTGTTCAACCATCTCCCGTGGTTGCAGCATTTAGTTCTAGAGGTCCGAATCCGGTCACTCCAGCAATTTTTAAACCAGACATTATCGCACCAGGAGTCAATATCCTTGCAGGATGGACTGGTGAGGTTGGCCCGACCGGGTTGGCCATCGACCAAAGGCATGTAAAGTTCAATATCGTTTCAGGCACATCAATGTCTTGTCCCCATGTTAGTGGTTTAGCTGCAATTCTCAAAGCTGCTCATCCTGAATGGAGTCCAGCAGCCATTAAATCTGCCCTCATGACCACAGCCTACTCAACTTACCCAAATGGTGAAAAGATTAAAGATGTTGCCACAGGGGGACCAGCAACACCGTTTGATTATGGTGCCGGGCATGTAGATCCAATCGCAGCCCTCGACCCTGGCCTTGTCTATGACACCACCATCGATGACTATCTTGGTTTTCTTTGTGCCCTGAACTACACACCTAGTCAAATTAAATCCACCACGCAAACAAATTTAACTTGTCAGAAAAGCAAAAAGTACACCCTGGGAGATTTTAACTATCCATCCTTCTCTGTTCCCTTCCAAACTGGATTGCGCAGCACCGTGAAATATACAAGGACCATTACAAATGTGGGTGTACCAGCAACATACAAGATTTCACTGTATTCGCAGACACAAGCAGTGAAAATGTCGGTTGTGCCAGCAATATTAAGTTTCAGTGCACAATACGAGAAGAAGAGCTATACAGTGACATTCAGAGCTATTTCTATGCCACCTGGTTCAACTGGCTTTGCCCGTCTGGAATGGTCCGATGGTAAGCACATTGTTAGTAGTCCAATAGCTTACATCTGGACATAA
- the LOC105797299 gene encoding uncharacterized protein LOC105797299 isoform X1, whose product MASTLDRWEKDPFFAVAEEVQQSADRMETTYRTWIHAIKDGSSTWNLEELGRDLHTALSTTKWQLEEFEKAVQSSYYGNSSEEARDRHREFIVAIKNQNLKIEKYLQESASSEGKTPVPWVHLDEGECNELALFLSAPPLPGDKKLPPKVHGRASDLRRGINRESAPDFLKNASQSIEFSSSEVNNEKSYGHRRTASASPDIGAWKIAIVDDVLQQNSSNGQRFIPPRRVPSSSALSSTESAVKGQWSKNGIRKSATARHQESDAEFSRPPELARGNDECCEKGSGCVDCNDKQPIGWYGAIKRRLQRSKHQLKNSRPAQIAIWAFLVICLIDNMKRTRIILDRQFTVGGKLFG is encoded by the exons ATGGCTTCGACTCTTGATCGGTGGGAAAAAGATCCCTTCTTCGCTGTTGCTGAAGAAGTCCAGCAATCTGCTGACAG GATGGAAACGACATATAGGACATGGATACATGCGATAAAAGATGGTTCTTCTACATGGAATTTAGAGGAACTTGGCAGGGATCTACATACTGCTCTTAGCACTACCAAATGGCAG TTAGAGGAGTTTGAAAAAGCTGTTCAATCGAGTTACTATGGGAATTCAAGTGAGGAAGCAAGAGATCGGCATCGTGAATTTATAGTAGCAATTAAGAACCAGAATTTAaagattgaaaaatatttacaggAATCAGCTAGTTCTGAGGGTAAGACACCAGTGCCTTGGGTGCATTTGGATGAAGGTGAATGCAATGAGCTCGCATTATTTTTGTCCGCACCGCCTCTACCCGGAGACAAGAAGCTTCCTCCTAAGGTTCATGGTAGAGCTAGTGATCTTCGGCGAGGAATCAATAGAGAATCAGCGCCAGATTTCTTGAAGAATGCAAGTCAGTCTATTGAGTTCAGCTCATCTGAGGTTAACAACGAGAAGTCATATGGGCATAGGAGGACAGCTAGTGCTAGTCCTGACATTGGTGCTTGGAAGATTGCAATTGTTGATGACGTTTTACAGCAAAACTCTTCCAATGGTCAACGCTTTATTCCACCACGAAGGGTGCCAAGCTCCAGTGCCCTGAGTTCCACGGAATCTGCAGTCAAGGGGCAGTGGTCAAAGAATGGCATCAGGAAGTCGGCAACGGCTCGTCATCAAGAGTCTGATGCAGAGTTTTCGAGACCTCCTGAGTTGGCTAGG GGCAATGATGAATGCTGTGAAAAGGGTAGCGGTTGTGTAGATTGCAATGATAAGCAACCTATTGGCTGGTACGGGGCTATTAAAAGACGGCTTCAAAGGTCTAAGcatcaattaaaaaatagtcGCCCCGCTCAAATAGCAATTTGGGCTTTCCTCGTTATTTGCTTGATTG ACAATATGAAAAGGACACGCATAATCTTGGACCGGCAATTTACAGTCGGCGGCAAATTATTTGGTTGA
- the LOC105797299 gene encoding uncharacterized protein LOC105797299 isoform X2 — protein MASTLDRWEKDPFFAVAEEVQQSADRMETTYRTWIHAIKDGSSTWNLEELGRDLHTALSTTKWQLEEFEKAVQSSYYGNSSEEARDRHREFIVAIKNQNLKIEKYLQESASSEGKTPVPWVHLDEGECNELALFLSAPPLPGDKKLPPKVHGRASDLRRGINRESAPDFLKNASQSIEFSSSEVNNEKSYGHRRTASASPDIGAWKIAIVDDVLQQNSSNGQRFIPPRRVPSSSALSSTESAVKGQWSKNGIRKSATARHQESDAEFSRPPELARGNDECCEKGSGCVDCNDKQPIGWYGAIKRRLQRSKHQLKNSRPAQIAIWAFLVICLIVLIVLQTI, from the exons ATGGCTTCGACTCTTGATCGGTGGGAAAAAGATCCCTTCTTCGCTGTTGCTGAAGAAGTCCAGCAATCTGCTGACAG GATGGAAACGACATATAGGACATGGATACATGCGATAAAAGATGGTTCTTCTACATGGAATTTAGAGGAACTTGGCAGGGATCTACATACTGCTCTTAGCACTACCAAATGGCAG TTAGAGGAGTTTGAAAAAGCTGTTCAATCGAGTTACTATGGGAATTCAAGTGAGGAAGCAAGAGATCGGCATCGTGAATTTATAGTAGCAATTAAGAACCAGAATTTAaagattgaaaaatatttacaggAATCAGCTAGTTCTGAGGGTAAGACACCAGTGCCTTGGGTGCATTTGGATGAAGGTGAATGCAATGAGCTCGCATTATTTTTGTCCGCACCGCCTCTACCCGGAGACAAGAAGCTTCCTCCTAAGGTTCATGGTAGAGCTAGTGATCTTCGGCGAGGAATCAATAGAGAATCAGCGCCAGATTTCTTGAAGAATGCAAGTCAGTCTATTGAGTTCAGCTCATCTGAGGTTAACAACGAGAAGTCATATGGGCATAGGAGGACAGCTAGTGCTAGTCCTGACATTGGTGCTTGGAAGATTGCAATTGTTGATGACGTTTTACAGCAAAACTCTTCCAATGGTCAACGCTTTATTCCACCACGAAGGGTGCCAAGCTCCAGTGCCCTGAGTTCCACGGAATCTGCAGTCAAGGGGCAGTGGTCAAAGAATGGCATCAGGAAGTCGGCAACGGCTCGTCATCAAGAGTCTGATGCAGAGTTTTCGAGACCTCCTGAGTTGGCTAGG GGCAATGATGAATGCTGTGAAAAGGGTAGCGGTTGTGTAGATTGCAATGATAAGCAACCTATTGGCTGGTACGGGGCTATTAAAAGACGGCTTCAAAGGTCTAAGcatcaattaaaaaatagtcGCCCCGCTCAAATAGCAATTTGGGCTTTCCTCGTTATTTGCTTGATTG TTTTGATTGTATTGCAGACAATATGA
- the LOC105797299 gene encoding uncharacterized protein LOC105797299 isoform X3, which yields MAEEFEKAVQSSYYGNSSEEARDRHREFIVAIKNQNLKIEKYLQESASSEGKTPVPWVHLDEGECNELALFLSAPPLPGDKKLPPKVHGRASDLRRGINRESAPDFLKNASQSIEFSSSEVNNEKSYGHRRTASASPDIGAWKIAIVDDVLQQNSSNGQRFIPPRRVPSSSALSSTESAVKGQWSKNGIRKSATARHQESDAEFSRPPELARGNDECCEKGSGCVDCNDKQPIGWYGAIKRRLQRSKHQLKNSRPAQIAIWAFLVICLIDNMKRTRIILDRQFTVGGKLFG from the exons ATGGCAG AGGAGTTTGAAAAAGCTGTTCAATCGAGTTACTATGGGAATTCAAGTGAGGAAGCAAGAGATCGGCATCGTGAATTTATAGTAGCAATTAAGAACCAGAATTTAaagattgaaaaatatttacaggAATCAGCTAGTTCTGAGGGTAAGACACCAGTGCCTTGGGTGCATTTGGATGAAGGTGAATGCAATGAGCTCGCATTATTTTTGTCCGCACCGCCTCTACCCGGAGACAAGAAGCTTCCTCCTAAGGTTCATGGTAGAGCTAGTGATCTTCGGCGAGGAATCAATAGAGAATCAGCGCCAGATTTCTTGAAGAATGCAAGTCAGTCTATTGAGTTCAGCTCATCTGAGGTTAACAACGAGAAGTCATATGGGCATAGGAGGACAGCTAGTGCTAGTCCTGACATTGGTGCTTGGAAGATTGCAATTGTTGATGACGTTTTACAGCAAAACTCTTCCAATGGTCAACGCTTTATTCCACCACGAAGGGTGCCAAGCTCCAGTGCCCTGAGTTCCACGGAATCTGCAGTCAAGGGGCAGTGGTCAAAGAATGGCATCAGGAAGTCGGCAACGGCTCGTCATCAAGAGTCTGATGCAGAGTTTTCGAGACCTCCTGAGTTGGCTAGG GGCAATGATGAATGCTGTGAAAAGGGTAGCGGTTGTGTAGATTGCAATGATAAGCAACCTATTGGCTGGTACGGGGCTATTAAAAGACGGCTTCAAAGGTCTAAGcatcaattaaaaaatagtcGCCCCGCTCAAATAGCAATTTGGGCTTTCCTCGTTATTTGCTTGATTG ACAATATGAAAAGGACACGCATAATCTTGGACCGGCAATTTACAGTCGGCGGCAAATTATTTGGTTGA
- the LOC105797300 gene encoding uncharacterized protein LOC105797300, with protein MAGHTVYTLSEVSRHKSKNDCWLVIDGRVLNVTKFLEEHPGGEEVLLESAGKDATKEFNDIGHSKSAQNLLLKYQIGVLQGHTLKNNEQVGSTEEPKKKEMSAFVIKDDLTPKYAAVVEFAAPLLVAGSYFCYRYLTPSS; from the exons ATGGCTGGACACACAGTTTACACCCTCTCAGAAGTGTCTCGACACAAATCCAAGAACGACTGTTGGCTTGTCATCGATGGCCGA GTTCTGAACGTAACAAAGTTCCTGGAAGAACATCCAGGAGGAGAAGAGGTGTTGTTGGAATCAGCAGGGAAGGATGCGACGAAAGAATTCAACGATATCGGACATAGCAAGTCGGCTCAGAATTTGCTCCTCAAGTATCAGATTGGTGTTCTCCAGGGTCACACTTTAAAGAATAATGAACAGGTTGGTTCAACCGAGGAGcccaaaaagaaagagatgagTGCATTCGTTATCAAGGATGACCTGACGCCTAAATATGCTGCAGTCGTCGAGTTCGCCGCCCCACTCCTGGTTGCTGGTTCCTATTTCTGTTACAGATACCTCACACCAAGCTCATAA